A stretch of the Archangium violaceum genome encodes the following:
- a CDS encoding Mpo1-like protein produces the protein MLGNRTWDDWISEYSKSHTHSVNRFCHTLGIPMIAASVPLALASPFVPGLWKVPASLFTVGWGFQFAGHAFERKPPEFLKDWRFLFVGLRWWAAKMAGRA, from the coding sequence ATGCTCGGCAACAGAACGTGGGATGACTGGATTTCAGAGTACTCGAAGAGTCATACCCACTCCGTCAATCGCTTCTGCCATACCCTGGGCATTCCGATGATCGCGGCCTCGGTGCCGCTCGCGCTCGCCTCGCCTTTCGTCCCGGGGCTGTGGAAGGTCCCCGCGAGCCTCTTCACGGTGGGCTGGGGCTTCCAGTTCGCCGGCCACGCCTTCGAGCGCAAGCCACCCGAGTTCCTCAAGGACTGGCGCTTCCTCTTCGTGGGCCTGCGCTGGTGGGCCGCCAAGATGGCCGGCCGGGCCTGA
- a CDS encoding LysR family transcriptional regulator codes for MPTLDQLRVFLTVVEVGSFAGAARQLGRATSVISYTIANLEAQLGVSLFDRESTRKPQLTEAGRTVLAEARTVSNSVDGLRAKVRGLLQGLEAELHVVLDVLLPASRVVDALKAFREQFPTVSLHLHIEALGAVTQRVLDGSATVGVCGPIEVAADEIERIRIGSVQMLPVAAPDHPLAKAKRNRPGAGREHVQLVLTDRSQLTQGKDFAVLGSRTWRLADLGSKHMLLREGIGWGNMPIEMIREDLESGRLVHLDMPDYKGGIYTFDAIYRADTPPGPAASWLISRFKGQASE; via the coding sequence ATGCCGACCCTGGACCAGCTGCGGGTCTTCCTGACGGTGGTGGAGGTGGGCAGCTTCGCCGGGGCGGCGCGCCAGCTGGGGCGGGCGACGTCGGTCATCAGCTACACGATCGCCAACCTGGAGGCGCAGCTCGGCGTGTCACTGTTCGACCGCGAGTCGACGCGGAAGCCGCAGCTGACGGAGGCGGGGCGGACGGTGCTGGCGGAGGCGCGCACCGTGTCCAACAGCGTGGATGGGCTGCGCGCCAAGGTGAGGGGCCTTCTCCAGGGACTCGAGGCGGAGCTCCACGTCGTGCTCGACGTGCTGCTGCCCGCGTCGCGCGTGGTCGACGCGCTCAAGGCCTTCCGGGAGCAGTTTCCGACGGTGTCGCTGCACCTGCACATCGAGGCGCTCGGCGCGGTGACACAGCGGGTGCTCGATGGCTCGGCGACGGTCGGCGTCTGCGGACCCATCGAAGTGGCCGCCGACGAGATCGAGCGCATCCGGATTGGCAGTGTTCAGATGCTCCCCGTCGCGGCACCGGATCACCCGCTGGCGAAGGCGAAGCGGAATCGCCCCGGTGCCGGACGCGAGCATGTCCAACTGGTGCTGACGGACCGCTCACAGCTCACGCAAGGCAAGGACTTCGCGGTCCTGGGCAGCCGGACGTGGCGGCTTGCGGACCTGGGCTCCAAGCACATGCTGCTGAGAGAGGGGATTGGCTGGGGCAACATGCCCATCGAGATGATTCGAGAGGACCTCGAATCCGGACGCCTCGTCCACCTGGACATGCCCGATTACAAGGGGGGCATCTACACCTTCGATGCCATCTACCGGGCGGACACTCCGCCGGGGCCGGCCGCCTCCTGGCTCATCTCCCGCTTCAAGGGCCAGGCTTCGGAGTAG